Proteins encoded together in one Lathyrus oleraceus cultivar Zhongwan6 chromosome 5, CAAS_Psat_ZW6_1.0, whole genome shotgun sequence window:
- the LOC127079665 gene encoding DNA repair endonuclease UVH1-like — MEQPLKLTPCLNRVWSLQFHEHIITELLEDTNGGLVILSSGLSLSKLISSFLLLHSTSQATLLILSPSSATLKSKINFHLKTLNPQFYQVPVEITADLPVNHRHSLYSSGSVCFITPRILIVDLLTNKLPASIISGLIILNAHSVSETSTEAFIVRIFRSLNRSAFVRVFSDRPQAMVSGFAKAERTMKCLHIRKLHLWPRFQVYVSQELEQDPPDVVDIRVPMSKYMMGIQKAIVEVMGACLKEMRKTNKVDVEDLTVENGLFKSFDEIVRRQLDPIWHTLGKQTKQLVSDLKTLRKLLDYLVRYDAVTYLKYLDTLRVSESFRSVWIFAEASYKSVGEFSICLDLECQVTRFSLFVYFIFSLCFPMML, encoded by the exons CTCGAAGACACCAATGGCGGTCTCGTCATTCTCTCTTCAGGTCTCTCTCTATCGAAACTCATTTCATCTTTTCTCCTTCTTCACTCCACTTCTCAGGCAACACTTCTCATTCTATCTCCTTCCTCCGCCACTCTCAAATCCAAAATCAATTTCCATCTCAAAACCCTAAACCCCCAATTCTACCAAGTCCCCGTCGAAATCACCGCCGACCTCCCCGTTAACCACCGCCACTCCCTCTACTCTTCCGGCTCCGTCTGTTTCATTACCCCTAGAATCCTCATCGTTGATCTTCTCACTAATAAACTACCTGCCTCAATTATCTCCGGACTCATCATCCTCAACGCTCATTCCGTTTCGGAGACTTCCACTGAAGCTTTTATTGTTAGGATTTTTCGTTCTCTCAATCGAAGTGCGTTTGTTCGTGTTTTCTCCGATAGGCCACAAGCGATGGTTTCGGGTTTTGCGAAGGCGGAGAGAACTATGAAGTGTTTGCATATTCGTAAGCTGCATCTTTGGCCGAGATTTCAGGTTTATGTTTCGCAGGAGCTTGAGCAGGACCCGCCGGATGTTGTCGATATTAGGGTTCCGATGAGTAAGTACATGATGGGGATTCAGAAGGCTATTGTTGAAGTTATGGGTGCGTGCTTGAAGGAGATGAGGAAGACGAATAAGGTTGATGTGGAGGATTTGACTGTGGAGAATGGGTTGTTCAAGTCGTTTGATGAGATTGTCAGGAGACAGTTGGATCCAATTTGGCATACTTTGGGGAAACAGACTAAGCAACTCGTCTCTGATCTCAAGACCTTGAGGAAATTGTTGGATTATCTAGTCAG GTATGATGCGGTGACTTACTTGAAATATTTGGATACACTTAGAGTGTCGGAGAGTTTTCGATCTGTTTGGATTTTTGCAGAGGCGAGCTATAAGAGTGTCGGAGAGTTTTCGATCTGTTTGGATTTAGAGTGTCAAGTGACGCGTTTTTCTCTTTTTGTCTATTTCATCTTTTCTCTTTGTTTCCCTATGATGTTGTAA
- the LOC127079666 gene encoding probable galactinol--sucrose galactosyltransferase 2 gives LLRAVEKHMQTFLHREKKILPSFVDWFGWCTWDAFYTDVTAEGIEEGLKSLSEGGASPRFLIIDDGWQQIESKPKDADSVVQGAQFATRLTGIKENTKFQKNGGGNGLEHVVDQTKQLHNMKYVYVWHALAGYWGGVKPTAIGMEHFNTVVAYPIHSPGVLGNQPDAVMDSLTVHGLGLVHPKKVFDFYNELHAYLASCGVDGVKVDVQNIIETLGSGHGGRVSITRSYHQALEASIARNFCDNGCISCMCHNTDGLYSAKQTAVLRASDDFYPHDPASHTIHVSSVTYNSIFLGEFMQPDWDMFHSLHPAAEYHAAARAISGGPIYVSDKPGRHNFDLLKKLVLPDGSVLRAQLPARPTVDSLFVDPARDGKSLLKIWNLNKCCGVVGVFNCQGAGWCKIEKKNRIHCETPETLTGSVCTSDVDLIAQVAGADWNGDAVVFSYRSGNIALLPKGASMPVTLKVLEYELFHFYPIKEIAQGIWFAPIGLLDMFNTGGAVEQFEIHQKGVAASVSLKVRGSGRFGVYCSQRPVKCVVGDNENDFKYESETGLTTF, from the exons TTATTAAGGGCTGTTgaaaaacacatgcaaacttttcTGCACCGCGAGAAGAAAATA TTACCGTCTTTCGTTGACTGGTTTGGCTGGTGCACATGGGATGCTTTCTATACTGATGTCACAGCTGAGGGTATTGAGGAAGGATTGAAAAG CCTATCAGAGGGAGGTGCATCTCCACGGTTTCTCATCATCGATGATGGTTGGCAACAGATTGAGAGTAAACCAAAAGATGCCGATTCTGTTGTACAAGGAGCACA GTTTGCGACACGGTTGACTGGTATTAAAGAAAACACTAAGTTTCAAAAGAATGGTGGGGGGAATGGCTTGGAGCATGTTGTAGATCAAACAAAGCAACTACACAATATGAA GTATGTATATGTTTGGCATGCTCTAGCTGGTTATTGGGGTGGAGTGAAGCCAACAGCAATTGGAATGGAGCACTTCAACACTGTTGTAGCATACCCCATACACTCCCCGGGCGTTCTAGGAAATCAACCAGACGCCGTCATGGACAGCTTGACTGTCCATGGGTTAGGTCTGGTTCATCCGAAAAAGGTCTTTGATTTCTACAATGAGCTTCATGCTTACTTAGCTTCGTGCGGAGTAGATGGAGTGAAAGTTGATGTGCAAAACATTATCGAGACCCTTGGTTCAGGACATGGCGGAAGAGTCTCAATCACACGTAGCTATCATCAAGCTCTCGAGGCTTCTATTGCTCGAAATTTTTGCGACAACGGATGCATTTCTTGCATGTGTCACAATACTGATGGCCTCTATAGTGCCAAGCAGACTGCTGTTCTGAGAGCCTCTGATGACTTTTACCCACATGATCCTGCTTCTCATACCATTCATGTTTCATCGGTTACGTATAACTCAATTTTCCTTGGAGAGTTCATGCAACCTGACTGGGACATGTTTCAT AGTTTACACCCGGCAGCCGAGTATCATGCTGCAGCTCGTGCGATCAGTGGAGGCCCAATTTATGTCAG TGATAAACCAGGAAGGCATAATTTTGATCTTCTAAAGAAATTGGTTCTTCCTGATGGCTCGGTTCTCCGTGCTCAGTTACCCGCCCGACCCACTGTTGACTCTCTCTTTGTTGATCCAGCAAGAGATGGGAAAAG CTTGCTCAAGATATGGAATTTGAACAAATGTTGTGGAGTTGTTGGTGTATTTAACTGTCAAGGTGCCGGGTGGTGCAAGATAGAGAAGAAAAACCGTATTCATTGCGAAACCCCTGAGACACTTACTGGCTCTGTCTGTACCTCTGATGTTGATCTTATTGCTCAAGTAGCTGGTGCTGATTGGAATGGAGATGCTGTTGTCTTTTCTTATAGATCAG GCAACATAGCTCTTTTACCAAAGGGTGCTTCAATGCCAGTGACATTAAAAGTTCTAGAATACGAGCTTTTCCATTTCTATCCAATCAAG GAAATCGCGCAAGGTATTTGGTTTGCACCAATAGGGCTATTGGATATGTTCAACACTGGAGGAGCTGTGGAACAGTTTGAAATCCATCAAAAAGGAGTAGCTGCATCAGTTAGCCTAAAAGTGAGAGGAAGTGGAAGATTTGGGGTTTACTGTTCCCAGAGGCCAGTGAAGTGTGTGGTGGGTGATAATGAAAATGACTTCAAGTATGAGTCAGAGACTGGGTTGACAACTTTCTAA